Proteins co-encoded in one Arachis hypogaea cultivar Tifrunner chromosome 13, arahy.Tifrunner.gnm2.J5K5, whole genome shotgun sequence genomic window:
- the LOC112737642 gene encoding epoxide hydrolase 2, with product MENIKHSHIQVKGLKLHVAEIGTGSKAVVFLHGFPEIWYTWRHQMIAVANSGYRAIAFDFRGYGLSEQPPQPEKETMFDLVGEILGLMDALNITKAFLVGKDFGAFPGYFTAAAHPERVAAIITLGIPFMIPGKSGSRHDELPNGFYITRWKEPGRAEADFGRFDVKSVIRNIYTLFSSSEIPIAADDQEIMDLFDPSKPLPPWFSEEDLQTYASLYEKSGFRYPLQVPYRSTNADGGLSDPKVSVPALLIMGEKDYVIKIPGIEDYIRSGVVKQFVPDLEITFIPEGSHFVHEQFPEKINQLIIDFLDKQSV from the exons ATGGAGAACATCAAACACAGTCATATACAAGTGAAGGGTCTGAAGCTCCATGTGGCAGAGATTGGAACTG GGTCAAAGGCAGTGGTATTCTTGCATGGATTCCCAGAAATTTGGTACACATGGAGGCACCAGATGATTGCTGTAGCCAATTCTGGCTACAGGGCTATTGCCTTTGATTTCAGAGGCTATGGACTTTCTGAGCAGCCACCTCAGCCAGAGAAAGAAACTATGTTTGATTTGGTTGGTGAAATCTTGGGCCTTATGGATGCATTAAACATCACAAAG GCATTCCTTGTTGGTAAGGATTTTGGTGCCTTCCCAGGATATTTCACAGCTGCTGCGCACCCAGAAAGAGTAGCTGCTATTATAACACTAGGCATTCCCTTCATGATTCCGGGGAAATCTGGTAGCAGACACGATGAACTTCCCAATGGATTCTATATTACTAGGTGGAAG GAACCTGGGAGAGCAGAAGCAGATTTCGGTCGCTTCGATGTGAAGTCAGTTATAAGGAACATCTACACTCTGTTCTCTAGCAGTGAGATACCAATAGCAGCTGATGATCAAGAAATTATGGACTTGTTTGATCCCTCTAAACCGCTTCCACCATGGTTCTCTGAAGAAGACCTTCAAACCTATGCATCACTCTATGAAAAATCTGGATTCAGATATCCATTGCAGGTTCCTTACAG GAGTACCAATGCAGATGGCGGCTTAAGTGACCCAAAAGTGAGTGTTCCTGCACTTCTGATAATGGGTGAAAAAGATTATGTGATCAAGATCCCAGGCATTGAGGACTATATCCGAAGTGGGGTAGTGAAACAATTTGTGCCAGACTTGGAAATCACATTTATTCCAGAAGGAAGCCATTTTGTGCATGAACAGTTTCCAGAGAAGATCAACCAGCTCATCATTGACTTCCTTGACAAACAAAGCGTTTGA